The following is a genomic window from Syntrophaceae bacterium.
ATGTTGCCCTGGATGAGCGCCACGGTCCGTTCGGGCACCGGATCGAACCGGGCGGCAACATCGGCGAGGCGCCAGGTCCCGTAGCCCGCCGCAAGGGCGAGGAGCAGGCCCGCGGCGGCAAGCCCGACGAAGGCCCTTCTTCGTCCGTCCGGTCCCGCGCCGACGAAGGCGGCCAGGGCGGCATTGACAAGCACGACGAGAAAGCTCACCCCGTAGCTGCCCGCAACATCCGCGATCTGGATCAGGGGCAGGTTCAGATACTGGGAATGCCCGAGGTTTTCCCAGGGGAACCCCGTGAGCAGCGTCGACTTGGCATACTCGAGAACCGTCCAGAGAAGCGGGGCGGCTGCGACGGCCGGGATCCCGCGATTCCTGAAAAAGGCGACACCCGCAGCGAAAAGCCCCGTGTAGAGGCTCAAGTAGAGGGCCAGCAGCATCATCACGGGGATCCCCAGGGCCAGGGGGAGCCGCCCGTAGTGCACGACGACGTGGGTGACCCAATACAGAAGACCTACGTACTGCACGAAACCGGCAAGCAGCCCAGCGAGAAGGGCGGGCAGGACGGGCAGTCCGCGCAGGCTGGACAGAAGCGGGACCAGGGCCACCCAGGCCACGGCCCCGTGCCCGAACTTCGGAAAGGAGAGCACCAGGAGGATCCCGGACAGGGCGGACGCGGCGGCCGCCGCGGCCGGAAGTCCCCACGGACCCGCCGCACGGAGTCTCCCCGTGGATTTCTTCAGCGCGCCGATGACGTCGTCTCCCCCGTCTTGCGGATCTTGACCTTCCGGATGCTTCGCTCGTCGGCCGAGGCGATGACCATCTCGAGGTCCCCGTGGCGGACGGTCTCCCCCGCGAGCGGGATCTTCCGGATCAGATGCAGGATGAAGCCCGCAAGGGTCTCGTACTTGCCCTTCGGGATCGTGATGCCGAGGCGGGCCTCGAGTTTATCGATGTCGACACGCCCGTCCACGAGGGTGGACCCGTCGGGCAAGTCGGTGAAGTCCGCGTCTTCGGCGTCATGCTCGTCGCGGATCTCGCCGACGATCTCCTCGAGAAGGTCCTCGAGGGTGACGAGTCCCGCCGTCCCGCCGTACTCGTCGATCACGATGGCCATGTGCTGACGCTGGTCCTTGAGTTCGTGCAGGAGCAGGCGGATGTTCTTCGTCTCGGGGATGTAGTACGGCTTTCGCAGCAGCGGCCTGAGGTCCGCCTCGCCGACGGGTTTCGACCACAGGCGGATCAGGTCCTTCACGTTGAGAATGCCGATGATGTTGTCCACGCTTCCCTCGTAGACGGGCATTCGCGTGTACCCGTGTCGGGCGACCTGTTCGATGATGTCCGAGATGGGGGCATCGCTCGGCACGGCCACGATTTCCGTGCGCGGGATCATCACCTCCCGGGCCACCGTGTCGCGGAACTCCAGGATGCTCTGTATCATCTCGCCCGACGTTTCGTCGATGAGGCCCTTCTCCTCCCCTTCGTCGATGATGGACTGGATTTCCTGCTCGAGGCGGGACTGCTCCCGCTCCCTTCCCCTGCCGAAAAGGGCCTTCAGACGCTCGAGCAGGCCGCTGATTCGGGATGTCCGGCTCATTCACAGACCCCGCATCGATTCGGGACGCAGCACGGTGACGTCCTTCCGCCGCAGGACGTCGTCGATGAGGCGCAGGACCTTTTCCCGGTCCTGGGGCATCCGGGCCCGGATGGGGAGATAGTTCGACGCGTGATTGGCCGTGAAGAAGCAGCTGCTGAAGCGGGATTCGGACACGATGATGCGCAGCTCCTCGAGCAGCTCGAAGGTGCCGGGCAGGACGAAGGCCCCGGCGCGGGCTTCCTCGTGGAGCGGCGTGCCCGGCACGATCATGACGGTCAGGACACCGGCGAAGTCCGGGTCCACGTCGGTGAGAATGCGCGCCGTGTCGCGGGCGTGCTCCCGGCTCATCGCGACGCCGCCGATGCCGAGGAGAACCGTCACGGACAGCGTGATCCCCGCTTCCTTGACCCGCCTGGCCGCCTCGACGATGCGGTCGTATGTCGTTCCCTTGCGGATTCTCGCCAGGATCTCCTCGTTTCCGGACTCGATGCCGAGGTAGACGATCCCGAGACCGCGCGCCTTCAGCTCGCGCAGCTCCTCGACGGTTTTTTTCCGGATGCTCTTCGCATTGGCGTAGGTCCCGATGCGCACCACGCCGGGCAAACGGGCACGGATCGCGTCCAGGATCTCGATCAGGCGCTTCTGCGGGATGATGAGGGCGTCGCCGTCGCACAGGAAGAGCCTCTCCACCCGCCTGAAGCGGCGGGCCGCGTAGTCCAGATCCTCAACGATCTCGTCGAGTCCCTTGATGCGGAACCGCTTTCGTTTGAAACTGGGGCAGAACGTGCACCGGTTGTGCGAGCAGCCGACGGTGACCTGGAGCAGCAGGCTGTACGCCTCGCTGGGCGGGCGTATGATGTCGCCTTCGTACTTCATCATTCCCCGTGGTCGCCGCCGTAGGGGTTGATGGCGGGATCGGCGTGGCAGGCGGCGCAGAAGGACTTCGTGTCGACATGACCGCACCCGTATCCCCAGAGGTCCCATCGCCGGCAGTCCGTGCAGAGGTGAATGGAGCAGCCGTCGCAGAGGACCACGGATTTTTTCTTGCGGCACACCTGGCAGAATTCCTTGCCGTCGGTGACGATCATGAAAAATTTTTCCTCGTTGGTCAAAATTCTGGGCTACTTTAGCCGATGAGTGGCAAAAAGGCAAGCCTGCAGCGCCGGGGGCCCGTT
Proteins encoded in this region:
- a CDS encoding HlyC/CorC family transporter, with protein sequence MSRTSRISGLLERLKALFGRGREREQSRLEQEIQSIIDEGEEKGLIDETSGEMIQSILEFRDTVAREVMIPRTEIVAVPSDAPISDIIEQVARHGYTRMPVYEGSVDNIIGILNVKDLIRLWSKPVGEADLRPLLRKPYYIPETKNIRLLLHELKDQRQHMAIVIDEYGGTAGLVTLEDLLEEIVGEIRDEHDAEDADFTDLPDGSTLVDGRVDIDKLEARLGITIPKGKYETLAGFILHLIRKIPLAGETVRHGDLEMVIASADERSIRKVKIRKTGETTSSAR
- a CDS encoding radical SAM protein gives rise to the protein MKYEGDIIRPPSEAYSLLLQVTVGCSHNRCTFCPSFKRKRFRIKGLDEIVEDLDYAARRFRRVERLFLCDGDALIIPQKRLIEILDAIRARLPGVVRIGTYANAKSIRKKTVEELRELKARGLGIVYLGIESGNEEILARIRKGTTYDRIVEAARRVKEAGITLSVTVLLGIGGVAMSREHARDTARILTDVDPDFAGVLTVMIVPGTPLHEEARAGAFVLPGTFELLEELRIIVSESRFSSCFFTANHASNYLPIRARMPQDREKVLRLIDDVLRRKDVTVLRPESMRGL